The Persephonella sp. genome includes the window AACAGCCTTATATCAAAGACGATAAGAAGACTGTAGAAGATCTTATAAAAGAATATATAGCAAAACTTGGGGAAAACATACAGGTAAGAAGGTTTACAAGATACGAGATAGGAGAGTAAAGGTTGGGACTCCGCTATAGGAGAATTCTTTTAAAGCTATCAGGAGAAGCACTTATGGGGGATCTTGACTATGGGATAGATCCCCTTTTTATTGATGAACTTGCAGAGGAAATAAAATCTGTTTATGAGATAGGGGCTGAGATAGCGATAGTTATTGGTGGTGGAAACATTTTCAGAGGTGTAAAAGGCTCTTCTATGGGTATGGACAGGGCAACAGCAGACTATATGGGAATGCTCGCCACAGTTATGAATGCCCTTGCTCTTCAGGATATACTTGAAAAAAAAGATGTTCCTACAAGAGTTATGTCTGCTATTGAGATGAGGCAGATAGCAGAACCTTACATCAGAAGAAGGGCAATAAGACATCTTGAAAAGGGAAGGATCGTTATATTCGCAGCAGGGACAGGAAGTCCATTTTTTACAACAGATACAACAGGAGCTTTAAGGGCAGCTGAAATAAAAGCTGATGTTCTTCTCAAAGCAACTAAAGTTGACGGCATATACGATAAAGATCCAGTGAAACACCCAGATGCAAAACTCCTAAGAGAAATATCATACCTTGATGTTATCAATAAAGGTCTTAAAGTAATGGATCATACAGCCTTAACACTGTGTATGGAAAACAAACTTCCCATTATTGTTTTTAACATAAAGAAAAAAGGAAACATTATGAAAATCCTTCTTGGAGAACCTATAGGCTCAAAGGTTGTTTGAACCTATCAGCATAACTGTCAGATTGTAAGTTTTAATATCAAGGACTTTTATAACTGTGCAGTAAATAATTACAGTGTTTCTACCTGATTTTCCAATATATCCAACTTTATCTTTATCAGGAAAGTCAGAGAATAAAACATTGTAATCATTTGTAATGCCCTCTTT containing:
- the pyrH gene encoding UMP kinase is translated as MGLRYRRILLKLSGEALMGDLDYGIDPLFIDELAEEIKSVYEIGAEIAIVIGGGNIFRGVKGSSMGMDRATADYMGMLATVMNALALQDILEKKDVPTRVMSAIEMRQIAEPYIRRRAIRHLEKGRIVIFAAGTGSPFFTTDTTGALRAAEIKADVLLKATKVDGIYDKDPVKHPDAKLLREISYLDVINKGLKVMDHTALTLCMENKLPIIVFNIKKKGNIMKILLGEPIGSKVV